The following proteins are encoded in a genomic region of Ictalurus furcatus strain D&B chromosome 6, Billie_1.0, whole genome shotgun sequence:
- the gja3 gene encoding gap junction alpha-3 protein has protein sequence MGDWSFLGRLLENAQEHSTVIGKVWLTVLFIFRILVLGAAAEEVWGDEQSDFTCNTQQPGCENVCYDEAFPISHIRYWVLQIIFVSTPTLIYLGHILHIIRMEDKRKEKEEELRKAQGHQEEKELLYRNGEGGRGGGKKEKPSIRDEHGKIRIRGALLRTYVFNIIFKTLFEVGFILGQHFLYGFQLRPLYKCARWPCPNTVDCFLSRPTEKTIFIVFMLVVACVSLLLNLLEIYHLGWKKIKQGVTSGYILEQELLAHTDPVETGAIPAASRTDPATLSYPPKYTKLAAGSASFLQTGSVPVTTEFKIDPLHEEPNSFYISSNNHRLAAEQNWANLATEQQTLEKKAIAPSTSSSSSASSCDNEQRLRDAAPTTSIPSSSGGILSSGKWEPEESHVTTTVEMHEPPSAFTDLRCMSRASKTSSVRARHNDLAV, from the coding sequence ATGGGTGACTGGAGCTTTCTTGGGCGACTGTTGGAGAATGCACAAGAACACTCGACCGTGATTGGCAAAGTCTGGCTGACTGTCCTCTTCATCTTTAGGATCCTGGTGTTGGGAGCAGCGGCAGAGGAAGTCTGGGGCGATGAACAGTCGGACTTCACCTGTAACACGCAGCAGCCTGGTTGTGAAAACGTTTGTTACGATGAGGCCTTTCCCATTTCGCACATCCGTTACTGGGTGCTGCAGATCATCTTCGTGTCCACTCCAACACTCATTTACCTGGGTCACATACTACACATCATCCGTATGGAGGATAAGCgtaaagagaaagaggaggagctgCGAAAAGCACAGGGACACCAGGAGGAGAAAGAACTCCTGTATAGGAATGGGGAGGGTGGCAGAGGAGGTGGGAAAAAGGAGAAACCGTCAATCAGAGATGAGCACGGCAAAATCCGCATCAGGGGTGCCCTGTTACGTACGTACGTGTTCAATATCATTTTCAAGACTCTGTTTGAGGTGGGTTTCATTTTAGGTCAGCATTTTCTCTATGGTTTCCAGCTCAGGCCACTTTATAAGTGTGCACGGTGGCCCTGCCCCAACACTGTGGACTGCTTCCTGTCCAGACCCACAGAGAAGACCATCTTCATCGTGTTCATGCTTGTGGTGGCTTGTGTGTCACTTCTGCTGAATTTATTAGAGATTTACCACCTTGGatggaaaaaaatcaaacaggGTGTTACCAGCGGATACATCCTTGAGCAAGAGTTGCTGGCCCATACTGACCCGGTGGAGACAGGAGCCATTCCTGCTGCCTCCAGAACTGACCCTGCAACCCTTAGCTATCCTCCCAAATACACCAAGTTGGCAGCAGGTAGCGCATCATTCTTGCAGACTGGGTCAGTTCCTGTAACAACAGAGTTCAAGATTGATCCTCTGCACGAGGAGCCAAACTCTTTCTACATCAGTAGCAACAATCACAGGCTGGCTGCTGAGCAGAACTGGGCCAATCTGGCCACTGAACAGCAAACTCTGGAAAAGAAGGCCATCGCTCCCTctacttcctcctcctcctctgcctctTCCTGTGATAACGAGCAGCGCCTCAGAGACGCTGCTCCCACTACCAGCATTCCCAGCTCAAGTGGTGGCATTTTGAGTAGTGGGAAGTGGGAGCCAGAGGAGAGTCACGTCACCACTACGGTGGAGATGCACGAGCCACCTAGCGCGTTTACTGACCTCCGATGCATGAGCAGAGCAAGCAAGACAAGCAGTGTAAGAGCAAGGCACAATGATCTGGCTGTCTAG
- the zmym2 gene encoding zinc finger MYM-type protein 2: MDEELEPRTDVEEGLNNGDEPMETTPSTELCADGQLEETGVMTTDVSKAPEDNDDDVVLVEGPQFQEGKKAASPSSSPAPAETTDGAEPATTATTSSNTPSPSPPPPPPPSSTAAATMVPKSQTEPIVIDDEEDPEQRDSSSSSLASNQTREALSSTEPDSEIKIASVTTLGGTCSSEVAMSTSAETSAAPSDEESMNLKITSVTSLKGNDEAEAGGEMEAAENGLQISSTFSLNPEAQQSQGSASKPSPTFNPGRVNSATQPVQNGETGTHQRSDSWISQSASFPRNQKQPGVDSPSPTASLPKAPGQSSSGSQQPPRTMKVTCANCKKPLKKGQTAYQRKGSSHLFCSTTCLSAFSHKPTPKKSCTMCKKDITSMKGTIVAQVDSSESFQEFCSTGCLAAYENKQNPPKNTLKTKCTVCGKLTEIRHEVSFKNITHKICSDACFNRYRMANGLIMNCCEQCGNYLPSRATANHFLLIDGQQKRFCCQNCVRDYKQTHGKMTQCSGCKVMCRSFDVTHGIGPTGIMEPYCSSSCMNKSKIAAAAQIVEPCCHFCKRNALPQYQATLPEGKVLNFCSSQCVTKFQNATIQTSANGQLPASASSNVQLKCNYCRGSFSLKPEILEWEDKVYQFCSKACCEDYKKLHCIVTFCEYCQEEKTLHETVKFSGVKRPFCSEGCKLLFKQDFIHRLGLKCVTCNHCTQMCKKSVTKQIDGVSRDFCSETCAKKFHDWYYKAARCDCCKVQGNLTESVQWRAEMKHFCDQECLLRFYCQQNQPNMATQKGPENTALGQTHASKLTLTNQGPVSYAGGGIVKDVKNKAVLCKPLTMTKATYCKPHMQSKPLQTEEDGLEGLVKEYVPVPIPVPVYVPVPMNLYAQATPTSVAIPVPVPVPVFLPTTLQSAEHIVKTIDELKAKVPTDPLEADLIAMAEMIAEEDKKPDCLDIKCEKDSEVVKRERVNSISGGSSSDEEEGEEEDKYEPDLDLEKDLPQASEPVPVLEGIDTEMGFTLPPVLTEEREETSWTRTRRKGIKRPRAAEEEISTASSSSAEPFAADASFPLSSRYGLNAWRRWIASSAAQSSDVKEKGACEQVTPPRLKGSLISLGAADLSKALSQFVREVRRPNGERYAPDSILYLCLSIQKYLQEKGRTDDLFNDSCYSVFEEELNKVLKGWQPSVLPDGSLWGRVEEPCLWSSRQLGEHSPSVLLRSLVYLNTKYFGLRTVEQHMRLSFGNVYGPSTSKPHDHDTTVCICIPSISPDQHEPTASKRRRKDASDSNFDQNDGSGGFTHCPVKKHECRLYELYLSKCPESVRQRTDFFYVKPEVASTPDSPLWFTSSPLEKHVLESLLTQVLLVRDIYRESGHEEEEEDEEI, encoded by the exons ATGGATGAAGAGTTGGAGCCCAGGACAGATGTGGAGGAGGGATTAAATAATGGGGATGAGCCCATGGAAACCACACCCTCAACAGAACTGTGCGCAGATGGGCAGCTTGAAGAAACCGGTGTCATGACAACAGATGTATCCAAGGCTCCAGAGGATAATGATGACGACGTTGTGCTGGTGGAGGGGCCTCAGTttcaggaggggaaaaaagcagcaAGCCCCTCTAGCAGCCCTGCACCTGCTGAGACCACAGACGGTGCAGAGCCAGCCACCACAGCGACCACATCCTCCAAcactccttctccttctcctcctcctcctcctcctccctcctccacAGCTGCAGCAACGATGGTTCCCAAAAGCCAAACTGAGCCCATTGTTATAGACGACGAAGAAGATCCCGAGCAAAGagactcttcctcctcctcgctGGCATCGAATCAGACCAGAGAAGCATTAAGCAGCACAGAGCCGGACTCGGAAATCAAGATTGCCAGCGTCACCACGCTGGGAGGGACATGTTCATCAGAGGTGGCCATGTCGACGTCAGCAGAGACATCCGCAGCCCCATCCGACGAGGAAAGCATGAACCTCAAAATCACAAGTGTGACCTCATTAAAGGGGAACGACGAAGCAGAGGCTGGTGGAGAGATGGAAGCTGCAGAAAACGGCTTGCAGATCAGTAGCACGTTCAGCCTAAACCCAGAGGCCCAGCAGAGCCAAGGGTCAGCAAGTAAACCTTCACCAACGTTCAACCCAGGACGCGTTAACTCGGCTACCCAGCCGGTTCAAAACGGCGAGACAGGGACTCACCAGAGATCTG ATTCCTGGATCTCTCAGTCGGCATCTTTTCCCCGAAATCAGAAGCAGCCAGGGGTGGATTCTCCCTCTCCTACAGCGTCTCTTCCCAAAGCACCGGGCCAGTCTTCCTCAGGCTCCCAGCAGCCACCACGCACCATGAAGGTCACCTGTGCTAACTGtaaaaagcctttaaaaaaaggTCAGACTGCTTATCAGCGCAAAGGCTCCTCCCACCTGTTTTGCTCTACAACCTGCCTCTCTGCCTTCTCCCACAAACCCACGCCCAAAAAGAGCTGCACCATGTGCAAAAA GGACATTACTAGTATGAAAGGAACAATTGTGGCTCAGGTGGACTCGAGCGAATCGTTTCAGGAGTTCTGCAGCACCGGTTGTCTGGCTGCATACGAAAATAAACAGAACCCCCCGAAGAACACCCTCAAAACCAAGTGTACCGTCTGCGGAAAGCTCACAGAG ATTCGCCACGAAGTCAGCTTCAAGAACATCACCCATAAAATCTGCAGCGATGCCTGTTTTAACCGTTACCGTATGGCTAATGGCCTGATCATGAACTGTTGTGAGCAGTGTGGGAACTACCTTCCCAGCCGGGCCACAGCAAATCACTTCTTGCTTATTGACGGGCAGCAGAAACGCTTCTGTTGTCAGAACTGTGTCAGGGACTACAAACAG ACGCATGGAAAGATGACACAGTGTAGTGGATGTAAGGTGATGTGCAGGTCTTTTGACGTTACTCATGGTATTGGACCCACTGGCATCATGGAGCCTTATTGTTCTTCATCCTGTATGAATAAAAGCAAAATTGCAGCTGCTGCACAGA TTGTTGAACCTTGCTGCCATTTCTGCAAGAGAAATGCATTACCTCAGTATCAGGCAACACTACCTGAAGGGAAGGTCTTAAACTTCTGCAGCTCTCAGTGTGTCACGAAATTCCAG AACGCCACTATACAGACATCAGCCAACGGCCAACTTCCTGCCTCAGCTTCTAGCAACGTCCAACTGAAATGCAACTACTGCCGCGGCTCCTTCAGCCTGAAACCAGAGATTCTGGAGTGGGAG GATAAAGTGTACCAGTTTTGCAGTAAGGCGTGCTGTGAGGACTATAAGAAGCTCCATTGCATTGTGACATTCTGCGAGTATTGCCAGGAGGAGAAGACCCTTCACGAGACTGTCAAGTTTTCAGGCGTCAAAAGGCCTTTCTGTAGTGAAG GTTGCAAGCTGTTGTTCAAGCAGGACTTTATACACCGTCTGGGCCTCAAATGTGTCACCTGTAACCACTGCACTCAGATGTGCAAAAAATCTGTTACCAAACAGATAGATGGTGTCAGCAGAGACTTCTGCAGTGAAACTTGTGCTAAGAAGTTTCATGACTGGTACTACAAG GCGGCGCGCTGCGACTGCTGTAAGGTGCAGGGGAACCTGACCGAGTCTGTGCAGTGGCGTGCTGAGATGAAGCACTTCTGTGATCAAGAGTGTCTCCTCCGTTTTTACTGCCAGCAGAATCAGCCCAACATGGCAACTCAGAAAGGGCCGGAAAACACGGCATTAG GACAGACACATGCATCAAAGTTAACT CTGACCAATCAGGGACCCGTGTCATATGCTGGAGGAGGGATTGTTAAGGATGTGAAGAATAAAGCCGTCCTCTGTAAACCTCTCACCATGACTAAAGCCACGTACTGCAAACCTCATATGCAGAGCAAACCGCTCCAAACAG AAGAAGATGGCTTGGAGGGCTTGGTGAAGGAGTATGTCCCTGTTCCAATTCCTGTTCCTGTTTACGTTCCCGTACCCATGAATCTCTATGCTCAGGCCACACCCACCTCTGTTGCAATACCTGTACCT GTCCCTGTGCCAGTGTTTCTGCCCACCACGCTGCAGAGTGCTGAGCATATTGTGAAGACCATAGATGAGCTCAAAGCCAAGGTTCCCACTGATCCTCTCGAAGCTGATCTGATAGCTATGGCTGAAATGATTGCAGAGGAGGATAAGAAACCTGACTGCTTAG ATATCAAATGTGAAAAGGACAGTGAAGTGGTTAAAAGGGAGAGAGTAAATAGCATCAGTGGTGGTAGCAGTTCAGACGAGGAGGAAGGCGAGGAGGAAGACAAGTATGAACCCGACCTGGACCTGGAAAAAGATCTTCCTCAAG CTTCAGAGCCTGTGCCCGTCTTGGAAGGGATCGACACAGAGATGGGTTTCACATTGCCGCCCGTCCTCACTGAGGAGCGAGAGGAGACGTCCTGGACCCGAACCAGGAGGAAG GGCATCAAGAGACCACGGGCCGCGGAAGAGGAGATTTCTACAGCGTCGTCTTCGTCAGCAGAGCCTTTCGCAGCAGACGCCTCTTTCCCCCTGAGCTCCAGGTATGGCCTGAACGCCTGGAGGAGATGGATCGCATCATCAGCTGCACAGTCCAGTGACGTAAAAGAGAAAGGCGCTTGCGAGCAAG TGACTCCACCTCGGTTGAAAGGCAGTCTTATTTCTCTGGGTGCAGCAGATCTGAGCAAGGCTCTGTCTCAGTTCGTCAGAGAGGTGCGTCGGCCCAACGGTGAGCGCTATGCTCCAGACAGCATTCTCTACCTTTGCCTCAGCATACAGAAG TATTTGCAGGAAAAAGGAAGGACAGATGACCTGTTTAATGACTCCTGCTACAGTGTGTTTGAGGAGGAGCTTAACAAGGTTCTCAAAGGCTGGCAGCCCAGCGTTCTTCCTGATG GCTCTCTGTGGGGTCGTGTCGAGGAGCCGTGTCTGTGGAGCAGCAGACAGCTAGGAGAACATTCCCCGTCGGTTCTCCTGCGCTCTCTCGTCTATCTCAACACAAAATACTTCGGCCTGCGCACTGTCGAGCAGCACATGCGCCTCTCGTTTGGTAACGTCTACGGGCCCAGCACTTCTAAACCTCACGATCACGACACCACTGTCTGTATTTGCATCCCCTCCATCTCACCGGATCAACACG AACCAACGGCAAGTAAGAGGAGGCGTAAAGACGCTAGTGACTCGAACTTTGATCAGAACGATGGTTCGGGAGGCTTCACTCACTGTCCTGTGAAGAAACACGAGTGCCGCTTGTATGAACTCTACTTGTCTAAGTG CCCTGAGTCGGTGAGGCAGAGGACAGATTTCTTCTATGTGAAGCCAGAGGTTGCCTCAACACCAGACAGTCCTCTGTGGTTCACTTCAAGTCCTTTAGAAAAGCATGTGCTGGAGAGCCTACTAACTCAAGTCCTTCTGGTGAGGGATATCTACAGAGAGAGCGGccatgaggaggaggaggaggatgaggaaatTTAG